A window from Phalacrocorax aristotelis chromosome 5, bGulAri2.1, whole genome shotgun sequence encodes these proteins:
- the KMO gene encoding kynurenine 3-monooxygenase isoform X4, whose protein sequence is MEPGDPQGKRVAIVGGGLVGALNACFFARRGFHVDVYEAREDIRVASFARGRSINLALSHRGRQALRAVGMEEQVVSKGIPMRARRIHMLSGKKYSIPYGKKNQYILSVDRSNLNRELLTAAEKYSNTKLYFGHKLVGCNTELGKLTIKRSDQRPLEFTYDLIVGCDGAFSTVRKQFMRQTRFNYSHEYIPHGYMELTIPPKDGDFAMEPNYLHIWPRNTFMMIALPNMDKSFTCTLFMPFEEFEKLTTGEQVLGFFQTHFPDAIPLIGEQELKHDYFLLPAQAMISVKCSSYHLASRCVLMGDAAHAIVPFYGQGMNAGFEDCLVFDELMDQFHNDLGACLPEFSRLRVPDDHAISDLAMYNYVEVTFTRIRYHEALQRWKWQEKIINRGLFVMGAAGLCGTYLLIKWLAQDSEICMENLWGWSHYLKYIGNFPFGTEIA, encoded by the exons ATGGAGCCTGGTGACCCACAGGGGAAAAGAGTCGCCATTGTCGGGGGTGGTCTG GTAGGTGCATTAAATGCCTGTTTCTTTGCTAGACGAGGTTTCCATGTTGATGTTTATGAAGCCAGAGAAG ATATCCGGGTGGCCAGCTTTGCCCGTGGCAGAAGCATTAACTTGGCCCTGTCCCACAGAGGACGCCAAGCCCTCCGAGCCGTGGGGATGGAAGAGCAG GTTGTGTCCAAAGGCATTCCCATGAGGGCAAGGAGGATACATATGCTTTCGGGGAAGAAGTACTCTATCCCCTACGGGAAGAAGAACCAG TACATTCTCTCTGTGGACAGATCAAACTTAAACAGAGAGCTGCTAACAG ctgCTGAGAAGTACTCCAACACTAAACTGTACTTTGGACACAAGCTCGTGGGGTGCAACACAGAGTTGGGGAAGTTAACCATAAAAAG ATCTGACCAGCGGCCATTGGAATTCACCTATGATCTCATCGTGGGATGTGATGGAGCCTTCTCAACAGTCAGAAAGCAGTTCATGAGGCAAACACGCTTTAACTACAGTCATGAGTACATTCCTCATGGCTATATGGAGCTGACCATCCCTCCCAAGGATGGAGAC tttGCCATGGAACCAAACTACCTCCATATCTGGCCAAGAAACACCTTCATGATGATTGCACTGCCCAACATG GACAAGTCCTTCACCTGCACACTCTTCATGCCCTTTGAGGAATTTGAGAAGCTCACAACAGGCGAGCAAGTGCTGGGATTTTTCCAGACACACTTCCCAGATGCCATCCCCCTCATCGGAGA GCAAGAGCTGAAGCACGATTACTTtttgctgccagcccaggccATGATATCTGTGAAGTGCTCCTCCTACCACCTTGCTTCCCGGTGTGTGCTGATGGGAGATGCCGCACATGCCATTGTGCCCTTCTACGGTCAGGGCATGAATGCA GGCTTTGAGGATTGTCTGGTCTTTGATGAATTAATGGACCAGTTCCACAATGACCTTG gtgcCTGCCTTCCTGAGTTCTCCAGGTTGAGGGTGCCAGATGACCATGCAATCTCAGATTTAGCCATGTACAACTACGTAGAG GTGACCTTCACCAGAATTCGCTACCATGAGGCACTTCAGCGCTGGAAGTGGCAGGAAAAG ATAATTAATCGAGGGCTCTTTGTCATGGGGGCAGCAGGACTGTGTGGCACCTACCTGCTCATAAAGTGGCTGGCTCAGGACTCTGAAATCTGCATGGAAAACTTGTGGGGCTGGTCCCATTATCTCAAGTATATTGGTAATTTTCCCTTTGGCACAGAAATAGCATAA
- the KMO gene encoding kynurenine 3-monooxygenase isoform X5 produces the protein MEEQVVSKGIPMRARRIHMLSGKKYSIPYGKKNQYILSVDRSNLNRELLTAAEKYSNTKLYFGHKLVGCNTELGKLTIKRSDQRPLEFTYDLIVGCDGAFSTVRKQFMRQTRFNYSHEYIPHGYMELTIPPKDGDFAMEPNYLHIWPRNTFMMIALPNMDKSFTCTLFMPFEEFEKLTTGEQVLGFFQTHFPDAIPLIGEQELKHDYFLLPAQAMISVKCSSYHLASRCVLMGDAAHAIVPFYGQGMNAGFEDCLVFDELMDQFHNDLGACLPEFSRLRVPDDHAISDLAMYNYVEMRKRVNSTWFIFRKHVDNFLHMLMPSTIVPLYTMVTFTRIRYHEALQRWKWQEKIINRGLFVMGAAGLCGTYLLIKWLAQDSEICMENLWGWSHYLKYIGNFPFGTEIA, from the exons ATGGAAGAGCAG GTTGTGTCCAAAGGCATTCCCATGAGGGCAAGGAGGATACATATGCTTTCGGGGAAGAAGTACTCTATCCCCTACGGGAAGAAGAACCAG TACATTCTCTCTGTGGACAGATCAAACTTAAACAGAGAGCTGCTAACAG ctgCTGAGAAGTACTCCAACACTAAACTGTACTTTGGACACAAGCTCGTGGGGTGCAACACAGAGTTGGGGAAGTTAACCATAAAAAG ATCTGACCAGCGGCCATTGGAATTCACCTATGATCTCATCGTGGGATGTGATGGAGCCTTCTCAACAGTCAGAAAGCAGTTCATGAGGCAAACACGCTTTAACTACAGTCATGAGTACATTCCTCATGGCTATATGGAGCTGACCATCCCTCCCAAGGATGGAGAC tttGCCATGGAACCAAACTACCTCCATATCTGGCCAAGAAACACCTTCATGATGATTGCACTGCCCAACATG GACAAGTCCTTCACCTGCACACTCTTCATGCCCTTTGAGGAATTTGAGAAGCTCACAACAGGCGAGCAAGTGCTGGGATTTTTCCAGACACACTTCCCAGATGCCATCCCCCTCATCGGAGA GCAAGAGCTGAAGCACGATTACTTtttgctgccagcccaggccATGATATCTGTGAAGTGCTCCTCCTACCACCTTGCTTCCCGGTGTGTGCTGATGGGAGATGCCGCACATGCCATTGTGCCCTTCTACGGTCAGGGCATGAATGCA GGCTTTGAGGATTGTCTGGTCTTTGATGAATTAATGGACCAGTTCCACAATGACCTTG gtgcCTGCCTTCCTGAGTTCTCCAGGTTGAGGGTGCCAGATGACCATGCAATCTCAGATTTAGCCATGTACAACTACGTAGAG ATGCGCAAGCGTGTGAATTCAACGTGGTTCATTTTCCGGAAGCATGTAGACAACTTCCTCCACATGCTTATGCCATCCACCATTGTCCCGTTGTACACAATG GTGACCTTCACCAGAATTCGCTACCATGAGGCACTTCAGCGCTGGAAGTGGCAGGAAAAG ATAATTAATCGAGGGCTCTTTGTCATGGGGGCAGCAGGACTGTGTGGCACCTACCTGCTCATAAAGTGGCTGGCTCAGGACTCTGAAATCTGCATGGAAAACTTGTGGGGCTGGTCCCATTATCTCAAGTATATTGGTAATTTTCCCTTTGGCACAGAAATAGCATAA
- the KMO gene encoding kynurenine 3-monooxygenase isoform X6 translates to MEPGDPQGKRVAIVGGGLVGALNACFFARRGFHVDVYEAREDIRVASFARGRSINLALSHRGRQALRAVGMEEQVVSKGIPMRARRIHMLSGKKYSIPYGKKNQYILSVDRSNLNRELLTAAEKYSNTKLYFGHKLVGCNTELGKLTIKRSDQRPLEFTYDLIVGCDGAFSTVRKQFMRQTRFNYSHEYIPHGYMELTIPPKDGDGFEDCLVFDELMDQFHNDLGACLPEFSRLRVPDDHAISDLAMYNYVEMRKRVNSTWFIFRKHVDNFLHMLMPSTIVPLYTMVTFTRIRYHEALQRWKWQEKVGQRWCPSSLCHECNKHPAHQHCSAAGGRALVVGYCQIINRGLFVMGAAGLCGTYLLIKWLAQDSEICMENLWGWSHYLKYIGNFPFGTEIA, encoded by the exons ATGGAGCCTGGTGACCCACAGGGGAAAAGAGTCGCCATTGTCGGGGGTGGTCTG GTAGGTGCATTAAATGCCTGTTTCTTTGCTAGACGAGGTTTCCATGTTGATGTTTATGAAGCCAGAGAAG ATATCCGGGTGGCCAGCTTTGCCCGTGGCAGAAGCATTAACTTGGCCCTGTCCCACAGAGGACGCCAAGCCCTCCGAGCCGTGGGGATGGAAGAGCAG GTTGTGTCCAAAGGCATTCCCATGAGGGCAAGGAGGATACATATGCTTTCGGGGAAGAAGTACTCTATCCCCTACGGGAAGAAGAACCAG TACATTCTCTCTGTGGACAGATCAAACTTAAACAGAGAGCTGCTAACAG ctgCTGAGAAGTACTCCAACACTAAACTGTACTTTGGACACAAGCTCGTGGGGTGCAACACAGAGTTGGGGAAGTTAACCATAAAAAG ATCTGACCAGCGGCCATTGGAATTCACCTATGATCTCATCGTGGGATGTGATGGAGCCTTCTCAACAGTCAGAAAGCAGTTCATGAGGCAAACACGCTTTAACTACAGTCATGAGTACATTCCTCATGGCTATATGGAGCTGACCATCCCTCCCAAGGATGGAGAC GGCTTTGAGGATTGTCTGGTCTTTGATGAATTAATGGACCAGTTCCACAATGACCTTG gtgcCTGCCTTCCTGAGTTCTCCAGGTTGAGGGTGCCAGATGACCATGCAATCTCAGATTTAGCCATGTACAACTACGTAGAG ATGCGCAAGCGTGTGAATTCAACGTGGTTCATTTTCCGGAAGCATGTAGACAACTTCCTCCACATGCTTATGCCATCCACCATTGTCCCGTTGTACACAATG GTGACCTTCACCAGAATTCGCTACCATGAGGCACTTCAGCGCTGGAAGTGGCAGGAAAAGGTTGGTCAGCGGTGGTGCCCATCCTCCTTGTGCCATGAGTGTAATAAGCATCCTGCACACCAGCACTGTTCAGCTGCAGGGGGGAGAGCTTTGGTGGTGGGATACTGCCAG ATAATTAATCGAGGGCTCTTTGTCATGGGGGCAGCAGGACTGTGTGGCACCTACCTGCTCATAAAGTGGCTGGCTCAGGACTCTGAAATCTGCATGGAAAACTTGTGGGGCTGGTCCCATTATCTCAAGTATATTGGTAATTTTCCCTTTGGCACAGAAATAGCATAA
- the KMO gene encoding kynurenine 3-monooxygenase isoform X1, which produces MEPGDPQGKRVAIVGGGLVGALNACFFARRGFHVDVYEAREDIRVASFARGRSINLALSHRGRQALRAVGMEEQVVSKGIPMRARRIHMLSGKKYSIPYGKKNQYILSVDRSNLNRELLTAAEKYSNTKLYFGHKLVGCNTELGKLTIKRSDQRPLEFTYDLIVGCDGAFSTVRKQFMRQTRFNYSHEYIPHGYMELTIPPKDGDDKSFTCTLFMPFEEFEKLTTGEQVLGFFQTHFPDAIPLIGEQELKHDYFLLPAQAMISVKCSSYHLASRCVLMGDAAHAIVPFYGQGMNAGFEDCLVFDELMDQFHNDLGACLPEFSRLRVPDDHAISDLAMYNYVEMRKRVNSTWFIFRKHVDNFLHMLMPSTIVPLYTMVTFTRIRYHEALQRWKWQEKVGQRWCPSSLCHECNKHPAHQHCSAAGGRALVVGYCQIINRGLFVMGAAGLCGTYLLIKWLAQDSEICMENLWGWSHYLKYIGNFPFGTEIA; this is translated from the exons ATGGAGCCTGGTGACCCACAGGGGAAAAGAGTCGCCATTGTCGGGGGTGGTCTG GTAGGTGCATTAAATGCCTGTTTCTTTGCTAGACGAGGTTTCCATGTTGATGTTTATGAAGCCAGAGAAG ATATCCGGGTGGCCAGCTTTGCCCGTGGCAGAAGCATTAACTTGGCCCTGTCCCACAGAGGACGCCAAGCCCTCCGAGCCGTGGGGATGGAAGAGCAG GTTGTGTCCAAAGGCATTCCCATGAGGGCAAGGAGGATACATATGCTTTCGGGGAAGAAGTACTCTATCCCCTACGGGAAGAAGAACCAG TACATTCTCTCTGTGGACAGATCAAACTTAAACAGAGAGCTGCTAACAG ctgCTGAGAAGTACTCCAACACTAAACTGTACTTTGGACACAAGCTCGTGGGGTGCAACACAGAGTTGGGGAAGTTAACCATAAAAAG ATCTGACCAGCGGCCATTGGAATTCACCTATGATCTCATCGTGGGATGTGATGGAGCCTTCTCAACAGTCAGAAAGCAGTTCATGAGGCAAACACGCTTTAACTACAGTCATGAGTACATTCCTCATGGCTATATGGAGCTGACCATCCCTCCCAAGGATGGAGAC GACAAGTCCTTCACCTGCACACTCTTCATGCCCTTTGAGGAATTTGAGAAGCTCACAACAGGCGAGCAAGTGCTGGGATTTTTCCAGACACACTTCCCAGATGCCATCCCCCTCATCGGAGA GCAAGAGCTGAAGCACGATTACTTtttgctgccagcccaggccATGATATCTGTGAAGTGCTCCTCCTACCACCTTGCTTCCCGGTGTGTGCTGATGGGAGATGCCGCACATGCCATTGTGCCCTTCTACGGTCAGGGCATGAATGCA GGCTTTGAGGATTGTCTGGTCTTTGATGAATTAATGGACCAGTTCCACAATGACCTTG gtgcCTGCCTTCCTGAGTTCTCCAGGTTGAGGGTGCCAGATGACCATGCAATCTCAGATTTAGCCATGTACAACTACGTAGAG ATGCGCAAGCGTGTGAATTCAACGTGGTTCATTTTCCGGAAGCATGTAGACAACTTCCTCCACATGCTTATGCCATCCACCATTGTCCCGTTGTACACAATG GTGACCTTCACCAGAATTCGCTACCATGAGGCACTTCAGCGCTGGAAGTGGCAGGAAAAGGTTGGTCAGCGGTGGTGCCCATCCTCCTTGTGCCATGAGTGTAATAAGCATCCTGCACACCAGCACTGTTCAGCTGCAGGGGGGAGAGCTTTGGTGGTGGGATACTGCCAG ATAATTAATCGAGGGCTCTTTGTCATGGGGGCAGCAGGACTGTGTGGCACCTACCTGCTCATAAAGTGGCTGGCTCAGGACTCTGAAATCTGCATGGAAAACTTGTGGGGCTGGTCCCATTATCTCAAGTATATTGGTAATTTTCCCTTTGGCACAGAAATAGCATAA
- the KMO gene encoding kynurenine 3-monooxygenase isoform X7: protein MEPGDPQGKRVAIVGGGLVGALNACFFARRGFHVDVYEAREDIRVASFARGRSINLALSHRGRQALRAVGMEEQVVSKGIPMRARRIHMLSGKKYSIPYGKKNQYILSVDRSNLNRELLTAAEKYSNTKLYFGHKLVGCNTELGKLTIKRSDQRPLEFTYDLIVGCDGAFSTVRKQFMRQTRFNYSHEYIPHGYMELTIPPKDGDFAMEPNYLHIWPRNTFMMIALPNMDKSFTCTLFMPFEEFEKLTTGEQVLGFFQTHFPDAIPLIGEQELKHDYFLLPAQAMISVKCSSYHLASRCVLMGDAAHAIVPFYGQGMNAGFEDCLVFDELMDQFHNDLGACLPEFSRLRVPDDHAISDLAMYNYVEMRKRVNSTWFIFRKHVDNFLHMLMPSTIVPLYTMVTFTRIRYHEALQRWKWQEKVGQRWCPSSLCHECNKHPAHQHCSAAGGRALVVGYCQIINRGLFVMGAAGLCGTYLLIKWLAQDSEICMENLWGWSHYLKYIGNFPFGTEIA, encoded by the exons ATGGAGCCTGGTGACCCACAGGGGAAAAGAGTCGCCATTGTCGGGGGTGGTCTG GTAGGTGCATTAAATGCCTGTTTCTTTGCTAGACGAGGTTTCCATGTTGATGTTTATGAAGCCAGAGAAG ATATCCGGGTGGCCAGCTTTGCCCGTGGCAGAAGCATTAACTTGGCCCTGTCCCACAGAGGACGCCAAGCCCTCCGAGCCGTGGGGATGGAAGAGCAG GTTGTGTCCAAAGGCATTCCCATGAGGGCAAGGAGGATACATATGCTTTCGGGGAAGAAGTACTCTATCCCCTACGGGAAGAAGAACCAG TACATTCTCTCTGTGGACAGATCAAACTTAAACAGAGAGCTGCTAACAG ctgCTGAGAAGTACTCCAACACTAAACTGTACTTTGGACACAAGCTCGTGGGGTGCAACACAGAGTTGGGGAAGTTAACCATAAAAAG ATCTGACCAGCGGCCATTGGAATTCACCTATGATCTCATCGTGGGATGTGATGGAGCCTTCTCAACAGTCAGAAAGCAGTTCATGAGGCAAACACGCTTTAACTACAGTCATGAGTACATTCCTCATGGCTATATGGAGCTGACCATCCCTCCCAAGGATGGAGAC tttGCCATGGAACCAAACTACCTCCATATCTGGCCAAGAAACACCTTCATGATGATTGCACTGCCCAACATG GACAAGTCCTTCACCTGCACACTCTTCATGCCCTTTGAGGAATTTGAGAAGCTCACAACAGGCGAGCAAGTGCTGGGATTTTTCCAGACACACTTCCCAGATGCCATCCCCCTCATCGGAGA GCAAGAGCTGAAGCACGATTACTTtttgctgccagcccaggccATGATATCTGTGAAGTGCTCCTCCTACCACCTTGCTTCCCGGTGTGTGCTGATGGGAGATGCCGCACATGCCATTGTGCCCTTCTACGGTCAGGGCATGAATGCA GGCTTTGAGGATTGTCTGGTCTTTGATGAATTAATGGACCAGTTCCACAATGACCTTG gtgcCTGCCTTCCTGAGTTCTCCAGGTTGAGGGTGCCAGATGACCATGCAATCTCAGATTTAGCCATGTACAACTACGTAGAG ATGCGCAAGCGTGTGAATTCAACGTGGTTCATTTTCCGGAAGCATGTAGACAACTTCCTCCACATGCTTATGCCATCCACCATTGTCCCGTTGTACACAATG GTGACCTTCACCAGAATTCGCTACCATGAGGCACTTCAGCGCTGGAAGTGGCAGGAAAAGGTTGGTCAGCGGTGGTGCCCATCCTCCTTGTGCCATGAGTGTAATAAGCATCCTGCACACCAGCACTGTTCAGCTGCAGGGGGGAGAGCTTTGGTGGTGGGATACTGCCAG ATAATTAATCGAGGGCTCTTTGTCATGGGGGCAGCAGGACTGTGTGGCACCTACCTGCTCATAAAGTGGCTGGCTCAGGACTCTGAAATCTGCATGGAAAACTTGTGGGGCTGGTCCCATTATCTCAAGTATATTGGTAATTTTCCCTTTGGCACAGAAATAGCATAA
- the KMO gene encoding kynurenine 3-monooxygenase isoform X2, translating into MEPGDPQGKRVAIVGGGLVGALNACFFARRGFHVDVYEAREDIRVASFARGRSINLALSHRGRQALRAVGMEEQVVSKGIPMRARRIHMLSGKKYSIPYGKKNQYILSVDRSNLNRELLTAAEKYSNTKLYFGHKLVGCNTELGKLTIKRSDQRPLEFTYDLIVGCDGAFSTVRKQFMRQTRFNYSHEYIPHGYMELTIPPKDGDFAMEPNYLHIWPRNTFMMIALPNMDKSFTCTLFMPFEEFEKLTTGEQVLGFFQTHFPDAIPLIGEQELKHDYFLLPAQAMISVKCSSYHLASRCVLMGDAAHAIVPFYGQGMNAGFEDCLVFDELMDQFHNDLGACLPEFSRLRVPDDHAISDLAMYNYVEVTFTRIRYHEALQRWKWQEKVGQRWCPSSLCHECNKHPAHQHCSAAGGRALVVGYCQIINRGLFVMGAAGLCGTYLLIKWLAQDSEICMENLWGWSHYLKYIGNFPFGTEIA; encoded by the exons ATGGAGCCTGGTGACCCACAGGGGAAAAGAGTCGCCATTGTCGGGGGTGGTCTG GTAGGTGCATTAAATGCCTGTTTCTTTGCTAGACGAGGTTTCCATGTTGATGTTTATGAAGCCAGAGAAG ATATCCGGGTGGCCAGCTTTGCCCGTGGCAGAAGCATTAACTTGGCCCTGTCCCACAGAGGACGCCAAGCCCTCCGAGCCGTGGGGATGGAAGAGCAG GTTGTGTCCAAAGGCATTCCCATGAGGGCAAGGAGGATACATATGCTTTCGGGGAAGAAGTACTCTATCCCCTACGGGAAGAAGAACCAG TACATTCTCTCTGTGGACAGATCAAACTTAAACAGAGAGCTGCTAACAG ctgCTGAGAAGTACTCCAACACTAAACTGTACTTTGGACACAAGCTCGTGGGGTGCAACACAGAGTTGGGGAAGTTAACCATAAAAAG ATCTGACCAGCGGCCATTGGAATTCACCTATGATCTCATCGTGGGATGTGATGGAGCCTTCTCAACAGTCAGAAAGCAGTTCATGAGGCAAACACGCTTTAACTACAGTCATGAGTACATTCCTCATGGCTATATGGAGCTGACCATCCCTCCCAAGGATGGAGAC tttGCCATGGAACCAAACTACCTCCATATCTGGCCAAGAAACACCTTCATGATGATTGCACTGCCCAACATG GACAAGTCCTTCACCTGCACACTCTTCATGCCCTTTGAGGAATTTGAGAAGCTCACAACAGGCGAGCAAGTGCTGGGATTTTTCCAGACACACTTCCCAGATGCCATCCCCCTCATCGGAGA GCAAGAGCTGAAGCACGATTACTTtttgctgccagcccaggccATGATATCTGTGAAGTGCTCCTCCTACCACCTTGCTTCCCGGTGTGTGCTGATGGGAGATGCCGCACATGCCATTGTGCCCTTCTACGGTCAGGGCATGAATGCA GGCTTTGAGGATTGTCTGGTCTTTGATGAATTAATGGACCAGTTCCACAATGACCTTG gtgcCTGCCTTCCTGAGTTCTCCAGGTTGAGGGTGCCAGATGACCATGCAATCTCAGATTTAGCCATGTACAACTACGTAGAG GTGACCTTCACCAGAATTCGCTACCATGAGGCACTTCAGCGCTGGAAGTGGCAGGAAAAGGTTGGTCAGCGGTGGTGCCCATCCTCCTTGTGCCATGAGTGTAATAAGCATCCTGCACACCAGCACTGTTCAGCTGCAGGGGGGAGAGCTTTGGTGGTGGGATACTGCCAG ATAATTAATCGAGGGCTCTTTGTCATGGGGGCAGCAGGACTGTGTGGCACCTACCTGCTCATAAAGTGGCTGGCTCAGGACTCTGAAATCTGCATGGAAAACTTGTGGGGCTGGTCCCATTATCTCAAGTATATTGGTAATTTTCCCTTTGGCACAGAAATAGCATAA
- the KMO gene encoding kynurenine 3-monooxygenase isoform X3 — MEPGDPQGKRVAIVGGGLVGALNACFFARRGFHVDVYEAREDIRVASFARGRSINLALSHRGRQALRAVGMEEQVVSKGIPMRARRIHMLSGKKYSIPYGKKNQYILSVDRSNLNRELLTAAEKYSNTKLYFGHKLVGCNTELGKLTIKRSDQRPLEFTYDLIVGCDGAFSTVRKQFMRQTRFNYSHEYIPHGYMELTIPPKDGDFAMEPNYLHIWPRNTFMMIALPNMDKSFTCTLFMPFEEFEKLTTGEQVLGFFQTHFPDAIPLIGEQELKHDYFLLPAQAMISVKCSSYHLASRCVLMGDAAHAIVPFYGQGMNAGFEDCLVFDELMDQFHNDLGACLPEFSRLRVPDDHAISDLAMYNYVEMRKRVNSTWFIFRKHVDNFLHMLMPSTIVPLYTMVTFTRIRYHEALQRWKWQEKIINRGLFVMGAAGLCGTYLLIKWLAQDSEICMENLWGWSHYLKYIGNFPFGTEIA; from the exons ATGGAGCCTGGTGACCCACAGGGGAAAAGAGTCGCCATTGTCGGGGGTGGTCTG GTAGGTGCATTAAATGCCTGTTTCTTTGCTAGACGAGGTTTCCATGTTGATGTTTATGAAGCCAGAGAAG ATATCCGGGTGGCCAGCTTTGCCCGTGGCAGAAGCATTAACTTGGCCCTGTCCCACAGAGGACGCCAAGCCCTCCGAGCCGTGGGGATGGAAGAGCAG GTTGTGTCCAAAGGCATTCCCATGAGGGCAAGGAGGATACATATGCTTTCGGGGAAGAAGTACTCTATCCCCTACGGGAAGAAGAACCAG TACATTCTCTCTGTGGACAGATCAAACTTAAACAGAGAGCTGCTAACAG ctgCTGAGAAGTACTCCAACACTAAACTGTACTTTGGACACAAGCTCGTGGGGTGCAACACAGAGTTGGGGAAGTTAACCATAAAAAG ATCTGACCAGCGGCCATTGGAATTCACCTATGATCTCATCGTGGGATGTGATGGAGCCTTCTCAACAGTCAGAAAGCAGTTCATGAGGCAAACACGCTTTAACTACAGTCATGAGTACATTCCTCATGGCTATATGGAGCTGACCATCCCTCCCAAGGATGGAGAC tttGCCATGGAACCAAACTACCTCCATATCTGGCCAAGAAACACCTTCATGATGATTGCACTGCCCAACATG GACAAGTCCTTCACCTGCACACTCTTCATGCCCTTTGAGGAATTTGAGAAGCTCACAACAGGCGAGCAAGTGCTGGGATTTTTCCAGACACACTTCCCAGATGCCATCCCCCTCATCGGAGA GCAAGAGCTGAAGCACGATTACTTtttgctgccagcccaggccATGATATCTGTGAAGTGCTCCTCCTACCACCTTGCTTCCCGGTGTGTGCTGATGGGAGATGCCGCACATGCCATTGTGCCCTTCTACGGTCAGGGCATGAATGCA GGCTTTGAGGATTGTCTGGTCTTTGATGAATTAATGGACCAGTTCCACAATGACCTTG gtgcCTGCCTTCCTGAGTTCTCCAGGTTGAGGGTGCCAGATGACCATGCAATCTCAGATTTAGCCATGTACAACTACGTAGAG ATGCGCAAGCGTGTGAATTCAACGTGGTTCATTTTCCGGAAGCATGTAGACAACTTCCTCCACATGCTTATGCCATCCACCATTGTCCCGTTGTACACAATG GTGACCTTCACCAGAATTCGCTACCATGAGGCACTTCAGCGCTGGAAGTGGCAGGAAAAG ATAATTAATCGAGGGCTCTTTGTCATGGGGGCAGCAGGACTGTGTGGCACCTACCTGCTCATAAAGTGGCTGGCTCAGGACTCTGAAATCTGCATGGAAAACTTGTGGGGCTGGTCCCATTATCTCAAGTATATTGGTAATTTTCCCTTTGGCACAGAAATAGCATAA